CGCTATATTTGAAGAACCCGAGAATGCCCAAGCTTCCGGCAAGCGAACAGATAAAAACAGCTCTGCTAATCCCTTTGCGGTGCCTGAAGTTGTCTATCAATAGTCCGTTTGCATAATCAAAGACGGTTGAAAAGAGCATGAGGAATACGTATACAGGTTCTCCCCACGCATAAAACACCAGACTGGCGGCAAAGAGAATCACATTTTTCAGAGCTGTGGGTACTAAAAAATAGAGTAAAATCGTTATCGGCAAAAAATAGTATAGAAAGATGAGACTGCTGAATACCAACGCTCGTCACCTCCTAACCTGCAGTCATTTAAAAATTTCAGCATGTCAGTTCACGTAGCCTTTTAATAAGTCCAGCAAAAGTTTGTAGTATTTCTCGTTGAAATGGATGCCGTCCTTATCATACAGATCGAGGCTGTTGGTAAAGATCGGAGACAAATCGACAAACGCTACTTTTTCCTCGGCAGCAAGCTCTTGTAATCCTTTGTTGTACTCTGCAATTTTTTGATAACGGGGTTCTTTCTGCTCCGCTTCCACAGTAACCGGGGTTACCGATAAGATCGTTATTTTTGCTTTAGGAAGTCTTTCTTTGATGCTGTCGATTAATTTTGCGTAATGCTTATACGAGTATTTCAGGGGATCATCTGTCGGCCACAGGATGTCATCCGATCCCAATTGAATAAAGACATGTTTCGGGTTTCTTTTCGCCAGATCGTTGACATCTTCCAAGGCAAATTCGGCTGTTTTCCCTGCACCTGCACTCACATTGGCTTCGTCCAAAACATCATGGAAGGACAGTCCTTCCATGATCGAATCCCCTAAAAATACACTTGTTTGAAACGTGGTTTTATACGAATGCTCTGCTATAGTGGGAGCAGATTTGCTTTCTTGAGTCACTGAACCCATTGCTTGCTCATTTGCCTGATTTCCACACGCTGCCAAGGATAATGCGATGACCCCCGTCAGCATAATTGCAAAAGTTTTATTTCTCATGTCAGTCTTCCTCTCTTGTGTTTGATAGATAATCTTGAATTCCCTCGATAATCGAAGTGGCAATGCGATATTGAAAATCTTCTTTCAACAGTTTTTGCTCCTCCATCGGATTCGTTACATACCCTACTTCAAGCAGTACTGCCGGCATTTCCGTGTCTTTGACAACGAAAAAATCCTCCTTTTTCACCCCTCTATCCCGAAATCCGGTCGCTTCTATCACGTGCTTGTGTATGCTCTCAGCAAACGGAAGAGATTCGGGACGATAATAGTACGTTTCTGTACCCGAAACAGTGGAATCTGTATACGTATTCCCATGGATGGAAAGAAACAAATCTGCGCCCATCTGATTGGCAAATTCCGGTCTCTTTCGATCAATCGAGGATAAAAAACTGTCATCGCTTCTGGTCAAGTACACCTTCATGCGCGAATCTTGCTCCAATAACTCCTTTACCTTTCGTGCCAGTTGCAGAGTAAAATCCTTTTCAGCTTGACCACTTACGCTCTTTGCGCCATGATCTTTTCCACCGTGCCCCGGGTCGATGACAATCTTATAGACTTGAGGATTGGCATAGCTCTTGTTTACATAACTGTTGCTTGCATCACTGTTGTTAGGATTGCTGTATAATAACCCAACAATAAAGATGACAAATACGGGCAATATCATATAAATAAATTTCTTTTTGACGATCACTTCCTACTCCTTTCCCCCTCTTACTTACATCCGCAAGGCTCCATTCTCTTGCTCACAATGAGATGATAATAGAAAGAGATAAAGATAAAGTGCAGAAGAAATCGAAATGGATTAAAGAATACGCTAAAACGGAAAGAAAACAAAAAAAGCGCAGAAGCGGGTTCTGCACTTGGGTGTTGACTTATACTTACTTGTGGAGATGGAAGTAAAACATAACGCCATCTTCCGTATTGAAAACGCCATAAGGTACGTCATGGAGCTCCAAAATCTTTTTAGAGATGGCAAGACCGAGCCCGGTTCCACCTGTGGAGCGATGGCGGGAAGACTCCCCTCGATAAAATCGATCCCATATTTTCTCAAGGTGCTCTTCTTGTATATGAGCTCCTTTGTTTTCGATACAAACGATTGCCATATCCTGTTCTGCGCCGATCGAAATCATGATGGTTTCCCCATCAGGCGTGTAACGAATAGCGTTGGTCAGGAAATTGACAAGAACTTGCTCGATGCGCAACTGGTTGGCCACTACCTTGATCGGAACAAGCTCGGTATGCAAATGCAACTGTTTGCTCTCGATTTCTGGCTGTAATTTCTCACAAATCTGCTTAATCACCACATCTAATGGAAACAACTCCATTTTCATCTTGTACGTTCCGGACTCGTATTTAGCAAGATCCAGCATATCCACAATGAGCATATCCATCTTTCTCACTTCATTTTCCATCGC
The nucleotide sequence above comes from Brevibacillus laterosporus LMG 15441. Encoded proteins:
- a CDS encoding GDSL-type esterase/lipase family protein — encoded protein: MRNKTFAIMLTGVIALSLAACGNQANEQAMGSVTQESKSAPTIAEHSYKTTFQTSVFLGDSIMEGLSFHDVLDEANVSAGAGKTAEFALEDVNDLAKRNPKHVFIQLGSDDILWPTDDPLKYSYKHYAKLIDSIKERLPKAKITILSVTPVTVEAEQKEPRYQKIAEYNKGLQELAAEEKVAFVDLSPIFTNSLDLYDKDGIHFNEKYYKLLLDLLKGYVN
- a CDS encoding N-acetylmuramoyl-L-alanine amidase family protein; translation: MIVKKKFIYMILPVFVIFIVGLLYSNPNNSDASNSYVNKSYANPQVYKIVIDPGHGGKDHGAKSVSGQAEKDFTLQLARKVKELLEQDSRMKVYLTRSDDSFLSSIDRKRPEFANQMGADLFLSIHGNTYTDSTVSGTETYYYRPESLPFAESIHKHVIEATGFRDRGVKKEDFFVVKDTEMPAVLLEVGYVTNPMEEQKLLKEDFQYRIATSIIEGIQDYLSNTREED
- a CDS encoding sensor histidine kinase; its protein translation is MLDLAKYESGTYKMKMELFPLDVVIKQICEKLQPEIESKQLHLHTELVPIKVVANQLRIEQVLVNFLTNAIRYTPDGETIMISIGAEQDMAIVCIENKGAHIQEEHLEKIWDRFYRGESSRHRSTGGTGLGLAISKKILELHDVPYGVFNTEDGVMFYFHLHK